One window from the genome of Xiphophorus hellerii strain 12219 chromosome 16, Xiphophorus_hellerii-4.1, whole genome shotgun sequence encodes:
- the smim22 gene encoding small integral membrane protein 22 has product MDQRNIQQEFQDQFNDVVSRLQSKQMFQSDWDIASFAIFFIFIGVVLTLVLLVLIRCCCCCCGCCDDEKPRRRKVGIENYGMEP; this is encoded by the exons ATGGATCAGAGGAACATCCAGCAGGAATTTCAGGACCAGTTCAACGATGTGGTCTCCAGACTGCAGTCGAAGCAGATGTTCCAGTCTGACTGGGACATCGCTTCTTTTGCCATCTTCTTTATCTTCATTG GCGTGGTTCTCACATTGGTcttgctggttctgatccggtgctgctgctgctgctgcggctgctgTGACGATGAAAAG CCACGCAGAAGAAAGGTCGGCATAGAGAACTACGGCATGGAGCCCTGA